In Enoplosus armatus isolate fEnoArm2 chromosome 2, fEnoArm2.hap1, whole genome shotgun sequence, one DNA window encodes the following:
- the LOC139297734 gene encoding complement C3-like has protein sequence MSRTLLWLVASLAFASLTSLADGAPLKVMSAPNLLRVGTAENIFVECQDCTGGDIRVEVRVMNHPTKTNLLASTSVTLTSAKNFQELAQIKIPTGDFSKDPNMKQYVYLQAQFPDRLLEKVVLVSFQSGYIFIQTDKTLYTPNSRVYYRMFAVTPRMEPVEKDDETQTDGLITTEIVTPEGIIFQLYQVSLKSGIHSGDYKLPEIASVGLWKVVAKFHSNPQQSFSAEFEVKEYVLPSFEVKLTPESPFFYVDSQELTVNIKATYLFGEEVAGTAYVVFGVMYGGQKKSFPSSLQRVPIESGNGVATLRREHITQTFPNIHDLVGFSIFVAVSVLTESGGEMVEAELGGIQIVTSPYIIHFKKTPKYFKPGMSFEMTVEVVNPDDTPAPGVVVVVDPGQVQGSTAANGIARLTVNTEARTSYLTVIAKTSDPRISSERQASARMTALPYITKSNNYIHIGVDTAEVTLGENLKINLIRNRQENTQNDITYLILNRGQLVKHGHYKTRGQILISLREPITKEMLPSFRIIAYYHTNDNEVVSDSVWVDVKDSCMGSLKLESIRPASSFEPRRMFGLKVTGDPGATVGLVAADKGVYVLNNKHRLTQKKVWDIVEKYDTGCTPGGGEDSMGVFYDAGLLFESSASGTPYRLDLKCPAPSRRKRASSLGKNHSEEDDSYMDSNEIVSRTKFPESWLWSDIKLPTCSNCDTTSLVKNVPLPDSITTWQFIGISLSSTHGVCVADPLEVIVRKDFFIDLRLPHSAVRGEQLEIKAILHNYSPDPATVRVDLIEEAHLCSSASKRRKYRQEVQVEPQTIQSVPFIMIPMKEGQFPIEVKAAVKDSSLSDGIRKMLWVVPEGVLIKSTKIITLDPATGDGKQNVIINSEIPLKDLAPNTPASTEIYLTGREQMSALVENAVGGKSLGTLIKQPSGSGEDNMITMTLSVIATMYLDKTNQWETVGFEKRDEALQHIMTGYNNELSYRKIDGSFAAWATRQSSTWLTAYVAKVFAMASHLVAVQSKVICDAVKFLTLNTQQPDGSFREVGLVFSRQMIGDVLGTDSDASMTAFCLIAMQESHTLCVNTVNSLPGSIDKAVAYLERRLPSLTNPYAVAMTSYALANENILNQEILYNFASPELSHWPVPKGHVYTLEATAYALLALVKAKAFERARPVVRWFNQQQKVHGGYGSLQATKMVYQALAEYWANAGEPEYDLNVDVFLPGRSRPDRFHFNRENHHATKTSRFNGINKDVNVTATGKGEVTLKMVSLYYALPKEKESDCQKFNLSVQLLPEKMDEVENIYKLKIEVLYKDMERDATMSVLNIGLLTGFTVNTDDLDLLSKGRARTIAKYEMNTVLSERGSLIIYLDKVSHTQPEEITFRIHQKLKGDLLQPAAVSVYEYYDQTQCVKFYHPERRAGQLLQLCINDACMCAEENCSMQRKGKIRIDERTEKSCESSRTSKIDFVYKVRMEAFTGELSADVHTARIVEVIKEGSYDVGPLGKLRTFLSYAHCREALDLRTGKTYLIMGASTDIHKDQLSQSYQYVLSERTWIEYWPTEEECLTVEHRHTCLGIEEMVVQHQVLGCPHTCV, from the exons ATGAGTAGGACTCTGCTGTGGCTGGTGGCCTCTCTGGCCTTTGCCTCTCTCACTTCTCTGGCTGATGGAGCTCCATT gaAGGTGATGTCTGCCCCCAACTTGTTGCGGGTAGgaacagcagaaaacatctTTGTGGAGTGTCAAGACTGCACAGGAGGAGACATTAGGGTCGAAGTCAGAGTGATGAACCATCCAACCAAAACTAATCTGCTGGCATCCACATCTGTGACCCTCACCAGTGCAAAAAACTTCCAGGAGCTCGCACAAATTAAG ATCCCTACTGGTGACTTCAGTAAGGATCCCAACATGAAGCAGTATGTGTACCTGCAAGCTCAGTTCCCTGACCGACTGCTGGAGAAAGTCGTCTTAGTGTCCTTCCAGTCCGGGTACATCTTCATCCAGACTGACAAGACCCTCTACACCCCCAACAGCAGAG tttatTACAGGATGTTTGCAGTGACGCCCCGTATGGAGCCCGTAGAGAAGGATGATGAAACCCAAACTGATGGTCTTATTACCACTGAGATTGTG accCCTGAAGGCATCATTTTTCAACTTTATCAAGTCTCTCTGAAATCAGGGATCCACTCTGGAGATTACAAACTTCCTGAAATTGCCAG tgtCGGACTGTGGAAGGTGGTGGCGAAGTTCCACAGCAACCCACAGCAGAGCTTTTCTGCAGAGTTCGAGGTCAAAGAATATG TGCTGCCCAGTTTTGAGGTTAAACTGACGCCTGAGAGCCCCTTCTTCTATGTGGACAGTCAAGAGCTCACCGTCAACATCAAAGCTAC GTATCTGTTTGGTGAAGAGGTGGCTGGGACGGCCTACGTGGTATTTGGGGTCATGTATGGGGGTCAAAAGAAGAGCTTTCCCAGCTCTCTTCAGAGAGTCCCG ATCGAGAGTGGTAATGGCGTGGCCACACTGAGGAGAGAGCACATCACACAGACCTTCCCAAACATCCACGACCTGGTGGGGTTTTCCATATTTGTAGCTGTCAGTGTGCTGACGGAGAGCG GTGGTGAAATGGTGGAGGCAGAGTTGGGAGGTATCCAGATTGTCACATCACCTTACATCATCCACTTCAAGAAAACGCCCAAATACTTCAAACCAGGAATGTCCTTTGAAATGACG GTTGAAGTTGTGAACCCTGACGACACTCCGGCACCAGGTGTTGTAGTGGTGGTCGATCCAGGCCAGGTGCAGGGCTCGACCGCAGCCAACGGCATTGCAAGGCTTACCGTCAATACAGAAGCAAGAACTAGCTATCTGACGGTCATC GCAAAGACCAGTGATCCTCGTATTTCAAGTGAAAGACAAGCATCAGCAAGAATGACAGCTCTGCCATATATCACTAAAAGCAACAATTACATCCACATAG GTGTGGATACAGCAGAAGTAACATTAGGAGAAAACCTGAAAATCAACCTCATACGCAACAGGcaggaaaatacacaaaatgacatCACATACCTG ATCTTAAACAGGGGTCAGCTGGTGAAACACGGCCATTACAAGACAAGAGGCCAAATACTGATTTCCCTGAGAGAACCCATTACCAAAGAAATGCTGCCATCGTTCCGCATCATCGCCTACTACCATACAAATGATAATGAAGTAGTATCAGACTCTGTTTGGGTGGATGTCAAGGACTCCTGCATGGGCTCG TTGAAGCTGGAATCAATCAGACCCGCTTCATCCTTTGAGCCTCGCAGGATGTTTGGTCTGAAGGTCACAGGAGATCCAGGGGCCACGGTGGGACTGGTGGCAGCTGACAAAGGCGTCTACGTCCTGAACAACAAGCACCGCCTCACCCAGAAAAAG GTGTGGGACATCGTAGAGAAGTACGACACAGGCTGCACACCaggtggaggggaggacagTATGGGTGTGTTCTACGATGCTGGGCTGTTGTTCGAGTCCAGTGCTTCTGGGACTCCCTACAGACTAG ATTTGAAGTGTCCGGCCCCCAGCAGGAGGAAACGAGCCAGCAGCTTGGGTAAGAATCATA GTGAAGAGGATGACAGTTACATGGACAGCAATGAAATTGTTTCTCGCACCAAGTTCCCTGAAAGTTGGCTGTGGTCTGATATCAAACTGCCTACATGCTCTAACTG TGACACCACTTCATTAGTGAAAAATGTTCCGTTGCCAGACTCGATCACAACCTGGCAGTTCATTGGCATCAGTCTGTCAAGCACTCACG GTGTCTGCGTGGCCGATCCATTAGAGGTCATTGTCCGGAAGGACTTCTTCATTGATCTCAGGCTGCCGCACTCTGCTGTCCGTGGAGAGCAGCTGGAAATTAAGGCCATTCTCCACAACTACAGCCCTGATCCTGCCACT GTGCGTGTTGATCTGATTGAGGAGGCGCATCTGTGCAGTTCAGCCTCTAAGCGTCGGAAATATCGCCAGGAGGTTCAAGTTGAGCCCCAAACTATACAATCTGTACCCTTCATCATGATTCCCATGAAGGAAGGACAATTCCCCATTGAAGTCAAAGCAGCTGTTAAAGACTCATCGCTCAGTGATGGAATCAGAAAGATGCTGTGGGTGGTG CCTGAAGGCGTACTGATAAAATCTACAAAGATTATAACACTAGACCCTGCTACGGGAG AtggtaaacaaaatgtaattatcaACAGTGAAATTCCTCTGAAAGATCTGGCTCCAAACACACCTGCGAGCACAGAAATCTACCTGACAG gaagagagcagaTGAGTGCACTGGTGGAGAACGCCGTTGGTGGGAAGTCTTTGGGTACTCTGATCAAACAGCCCTCAGGCTCTGGAGAGGACAACATGATCACCATGACCCTGTCTGTCATTGCAACCATGTATTTGGACAAAACCAACCAGTGGGAAACTGTGGGCTTTGAGAAACGTGACGAAGCCCTCCAACACATCATGACTG gATACAACAACGAGCTTTCCTACCGTAAGATTGATGGGTCTTTTGCTGCGTGGGCCACTCGCCAAAGTAGCACCTG gCTGACGGCGTATGTTGCCAAGGTGTTTGCCATGGCCAGCCATCTGGTGGCAGTGCAAAGCAAAGTTATCTGTGACGCTGTCAAGTTTCTGACTCTCAACACACAGCAACCTGACGGCTCGTTTAGAGAAGTTGGATTAGTGTTCAGTAGACAAATGATT ggtgaCGTGCTCGGCACAGATTCAGACGCCTCCATGACGGCCTTCTGCCTCATTGCCATGCAGGAGTCACACACACTATGTGTCAACACTGTTAAT AGTCTGCCAGGCAGTATAGACAAAGCAGTGGCCTACCTGGAGAGGCGTCTGCCCAGCCTCACCAACCCATATGCTGTTGCCATGACGTCATATGCCCTAGCCAATGAAAACATACTGAACCAGGAGATCCTCTACAACTTTGCCTCCCCAG AGTTGTCCCACTGGCCTGTACCTAAGGGCCATGTTTACACACTGGAGGCCACAGCGTACGCCCTTCTTGCTCTGGTCAAGGCCAAG GCCTTTGAAAGAGCCAGACCTGTTGTCAGATGGTTCAACCAACAGCAGAAGGTGCACGGAGGCTATGGATCACTTCAG GCTACTAAAATGGTGTACCAGGCTTTAGCTGAGTACTGGGCCAATGCTGGAGAACCAGAGTACGATCTGAATGTGGACGTCTTCTTGCCAGGCAGGTCAAGACCTGACAGGTTCCATTTCAACAGGGAAAACCACCACGCCACAAAAACATCCAGA TTCAACGGTATAAATAAGGATGTAAATGTGACTGCCACAGGAAAAGGAGAAGTGACGTTGAAA ATGGTGTCGCTGTATTACGCTCTGCCtaaagaaaaggagagtgacTGTCAGAAGTTTAACCTGTCAGTGCAGCTCCTCCCAG AGAAAATGGATGAGGTTGAGAACATATACAAGCTGAAAATAGAGGTTTT GTATAAGGACATGGAGCGTGATGCAACCATGTCAGTCTTGAATATTGGCTTGCTAACTGGCTTCACCGTCAACACAGATGACCTGGACTTA ttgtCCAAAGGACGAGCCCGCACCATTGCAAAATATGAGATGAACACAGTCCTGTCAGAAAGAGGCTCACTCATCATCTACCTGGATAAG GTTTCTCACACACAACCAGAGGAGATCACTTTTAGGATCCATCAGAAGCTGAAAGGGGACTTGTTACAaccagctgctgtgtctgtctatgAATACTATGACC AGACACAGTGTGTGAAATTCTACCacccagagaggagagctggacagCTACTGCAGCTCTGTATaaatgatgcatgcatgtgtgctgaAG agAACTGTAGTATGCAGAGAAAGGGCAAAATCAGAATTGATGAGCGCACTGAAAAGTCATGTGAGAGCTCACGGACCAGCAAGATAGATTTtg TGTACAAAGTAAGAATGGAAGCGTTTACAGGCGAGTTGTCCGCTGACGTTCACACAGCGCGGATAGTGGAAGTCATTAAGGAAG GAAGTTATGATGTGGGCCCTCTGGGTAAACTACGCACTTTCCTCAGTTACGCACACTGCAGAGAAGCTTTAGATCTGAGAACAGGAAAAACCTACCTCATCATGGGTGCATCCACAGATATTCACAAAGACCAACTGAGTCAATC gtATCAGTATGTACTCAGTGAGAGAACCTGGATCGAGTACTGgcccacagaagaagagtgtctGACTGTGGAACACAGACATACCTGTTTGGGCATAGAGGAGATGGTCGTTCAGCACCAAGTCTTAGGATGTCCGCACACATGCGTGTAG